One window from the genome of Lepisosteus oculatus isolate fLepOcu1 chromosome 21, fLepOcu1.hap2, whole genome shotgun sequence encodes:
- the LOC107075772 gene encoding dentin sialophosphoprotein-like has protein sequence MLQAQEMLSRFLLVWCFFGILEAFPFRTQTDNTPLEVQESEDSQNNLNARLTSVNVLVPQRVETASWDSRDPQFVNDMPVFADVQYTSTDLVEQRGFGDHIDSPKEEDGYFSAFDSSDAHYKYNAYPRSMGLQERSNYFVPNEFHSDVWPPRSSLDLIDQTTIAEGYKEKENMGFSDTDVNVASSPVLVDHNMDFSLWDTTSIVANRDSSARGSSEKTKNAPDVMLSEDHDDLYTFTTTSAPRIVEPRGENTAFGSTQKSSKSSAAATSKESAAMMASSKTKPLELSAEEYVYLFGPYDMGGAEVVIPYSKCDQDADFNKYHLIKKELELGIRKLPPGLFKTSSSLAGQGSQSSTAKPTTTVNTVKPETKSSPGDDISKHDHLSPTGTLSQNEDPEDFNIPGFKRQDSLSPSRRIKIESSEDAGFADVYNSNSDPVSMGEQLFEDPGTKEGNDHARGQAWNDLKYASMSESDSVFNEMEVMQEFGLKHGSSALNTATEVDLNDPRRILAVELGMHVPEDYGDLGLTARSNVDYKASPRFSDITAEGHDPGTNVYTSSDQEYDSEDGYFDSLPQNSNLEDHIGHRSFPSTTGLTNVMDKTPNDSDVFPFQFSTSDGMENVGDAEINSRSSADDGLNQWGFDSEGQSKTLNLKISEAIGNKEGLSSTENEDSSVRTSDGDDYECEEDSGSGASLDHETSVPDQYSQDYGINKDRQDLRNERPSDVRDTSMEFDKDIMSDAFAENPPPPQPRGSNSNLEEESSKSSSIQEEGYNGNEATTVVSASFGQETERMGFTADTNKFEMNENVSTWTNEKKPILRFKTHEKFEGPVSATGALVGEESGWDEDHMSLVIPEPVLLESDLEASSTVANSTPDQHFMPTTSGHENLNKRLDYESMQLQRNEETHGGQEESISHVNQDLKLATDPNPDLKDISVNKNKESAVESSGYRSGREDDEAPFLEDENPTVSEHALRDNGTTDDDKKGVLGTIFNLGVNARTFHPSGEENPDRGVKFPISQDAGLANVQSHSD, from the coding sequence ATGCTGCAAGCCCAAGAAATGCTCTCGCGGTTCCTACTGGTATGGTGTTTCTTCGGCATATTGGAAGCCTTTCCCTTTCGGACTCAAACCGATAACACTCCCTTGGAAGTTCAAGAATCGGAGGATAGCCAAAATAACTTAAACGCTAGACTGACGTCCGTTAACGTGCTTGTTCCTCAAAGAGTTGAGACTGCTTCTTGGGATTCTCGGGATCCCCAGTTTGTTAACGATATGCCAGTATTTGCAGACGTGCAATACACTTCAACAGACCTTGTTGAACAGAGAGGTTTTGGCGACCACATTGACAGTCCTAAAGAGGAAGATGGTTATTTCAGTGCATTTGATAGTTCAGATGCACATTACAAGTATAATGCCTATCCAAGATCTATGGGCTTACAAGAGAGAAGTAATTACTTTGTTCCCAATGAATTCCATTCAGATGTCTGGCCTCCTAGATCCTCTTTGGACTTGATTGACCAAACCACCATAGCTGAGGGTTACAAGGAGAAAGAGAACATGGGTTTCTCTGATACTGATGTCAATGTTGCATCAAGTCCTGTACTTGTTGATCATAATATGGATTTTAGTCTTTGGGACACTACTTCTATTGTAGCCAACAGGGATTCTAGTGCAAGGGGATCGTCTGAGAAAACCAAGAACGCCCCTGATGtcatgctctctgaagaccatgATGACCTGTATACCTTCACCACTACTTCTGCTCCCAGGATTGTGGAGCCCAGAGGTGAGAACACTGCTTTTGGGTCTACGCAAAAGAGCTCCAAAAGTTCTGCCGCAGCCACCTCCAAAGAATCGGCTGCCATGATGGCTTCTTCCAAAACAAAACCTCTTGAACTTTCTGCTGAAGAGTACGTCTATCTGTTTGGCCCATATGACATGGGTGGAGCTGAAGTGGTTATACCTTATTCCAAATGTGATCAAGATGCAGACTTCAACAAGTATCACTTGATCAAAAAGGAGTTGGAGCTGGGTATAAGAAAGCTGCCTCCAGGGTTGTTTAAGACCTCTTCAAGTCTTGCTGGCCAGGGCTCTCAAAGCAGTACCGCAAAACCCACCACCACTGTGAAcacagttaagcctgaaacaaaGTCTAGTCCAGGTGATGACATCTCAAAGCATGACCATCTCTCACCTACTGGCACGTTAAGCCAAAATGAAGATCCGGAAGATTTCAATATACCAGGATTTAAAAGACAAGATTCTCTCTCCCCAAGCAGGAGGATAAAAATAGAATCTTCAGAAGATGcaggttttgctgatgtttatAATTCCAATTCAGACCCTGTTTCAATGGGCGAGCAGCTTTTTGAGGATcctggaactaaagaggggaaTGACCATGCACGAGGCCAAGCTTGGAATGACTTGAAGTATGCAAGCATGAGCGAATCAGATTCGGTGTTTAATGAAATGGAAGTAATGCAGGAATTTGGACTGAAACACGGAAGTTCTGCATTAAACACTGCAACTGAGGTTGACTTAAATGACCCTCGTCGCATACTTGCCGTGGAATTAGGAATGCATGTCCCTGAAGATTATGGAGACCTAGGCTTAACTGCACGGAGTAATGTTGACTACAAGGCTTCACCCAGGTTCAGTGATATTACTGCTGAAGGGCATGACCCAGGAACCAATGTGTACACCAGCTCTGATCAGGAATATGACTCTGAAGATGGTTACTTTGACTCTTTGCCACAGAATTCAAATCTCGAGGACCACATTGGTCACAGGAGTTTCCCTTCGACCACTGGTCTTACCAATGTAATGGATAAAACCCCTAATGATTCTGATGTATTTCCTTTTCAGTTTTCCACGTCGGATGGAATGGAAAATGTTGGAGATGCTGAAATCAACTCCCGTTCAAGTGCAGATGATGGATTGAACCAATGGGGTTTTGATTCAGAGGGTCAAAGCAAaacattgaatttaaaaatCTCTGAAGCTATTGGCAATAAGGAAGGATTAAGCTCTACAGAAAATGAGGACAGTTCTGTGAGGACTTCAGATGGAGATGATTATGAATGTGAGGAAGATTCAGGATCTGGTGCATCTTTGGATCATGAGACAAGTGTGCCAGACCAGTATTCTCAAGATTATGGTATAAATAAAGACCGCCAAGATTTACGAAATGAAAGACCCAGTGATGTTCGTGACACCAGTATGGAGTTTGATAAAGACATAATGAGTGATGCGTTTGCTGAaaatcctcctcctcctcagcctAGAGGCTCAAATTCAAACCTAGAGGAGGAGTCTTCCAAGAGCTCTTCTATTCAAGAAGAGGGTTATAATGGCAATGAGGCTACCACTGTCGTGTCGGCATCCTTTGGTCAAGAAACTGAAAGGATGGGTTTCACTGCAGATACCAATAAGTTTGAgatgaatgaaaatgtttccaCTTGGACAAATGAGAAGAAGCCCATCCTTCGCTTTAAGACTCATGAGAAGTTTGAAGGTCCAGTTTCCGCAACGGGTGCTCTTGTTGGTGAGGAATCTGGTTGGGATGAAGACCACATGTCTTTGGTCATTCCAGAACCAGTACTACTAGAGTCAGATCTTGAAGCCAGTAGCACTGTGGCCAACAGCACCCCAGACCAGCATTTCATGCCCACTACGTCCGGGCATGAAAATCTCAATAAGAGATTGGATTATGAATCCATGCAGCTCCAGCGCAATGAAGAAACACATGGGGGACAAGAAGAATCTATCTCCCATGTGAATCAAGACCTCAAGTTGGCCACTGACCCTAATCCTGACTTGAAAGACATATCGGTCAATAAGAACAAGGAAAGTGCTGTAGAGAGCAGTGGCTACAGATCTGGTAGGGAGGATGATGAGGCCCCTTTCTTGGAGGATGAGAATCCCACTGTTTCTGAACATGCCTTACGAGACAATGGAACCACAGATGATGACAAAAAAGGTGTCCTCGGCACTATTTTTAACTTGGGGGTTAATGCCAGGACGTTTCACCCAAGTGGGGAAGAGAACCCTGACCGAGGTGTCAAGTTCCCTATATCCCAAGATGCTGGTTTGGCCAATGTACAAAGCCATTCAGACTGA